The genomic segment TGAACCACCAGACCCTGACCTTCGTACGACGCCGGCATCACCACCGGCCCGGCATCCTGCTGCATCACCAGCATGCCGACGATGCTGCCGTCCGCGGCGCGGACTGGCGACAGCGTCGCTCCCCCTTGGCCGACCAGGCGGTCGAGCGACGCGACGCTCGCGGCCTGCTTGGCATGGCTATCGGTGACCTTATGCAAGACCATTTCGCCGACGCCACCGATGGCGACCGAGGCGAACAGCGTAATTCCCAAGACGAGGATCGAGATCTTCTGGGCTAGGTTTCGGTTGGACAGATCGAATTGCATCGTAGTTCTCCAGCTTTCTTCAATTAGGGGCGGCTTGCCCCCTAAGGTGAACAGCGTGAACAACGCTTTACTTATTAACGTTAACGATTCGCTAACTCCCGCGTAGACCTGCTTGGGACCACGCTAAGAAAACGCCTCACGCTGGAACGGTGAACGAGCGCTGGTAACCAGGCACTCGTTCGAGAGAATCGCGAATCACGATGAGCCAATTAGCCGTCTAACTCTTTGATTAAACAGGTAGTTGCTCAGTAACTCACGGTCCGTGGAATCAGTTTTGCTCCGATTCGCGCGGCTGTAAATATATAGAGAAGTCAGTACCGTCGCTTGACCCAAGGCAATGGGAGTAAGTGGGCTTCACTCCTTTGACGGAACGCTGTTCGGGCGGTGTTCGTTTACTAATTCCCGACACTGGGCATACCGCTCAACCGGCCGCCGTCATGCCGAAGTAACAATCAGCGACGCCGCTGCCTCGCGGCTTCTGCAGTCGCGCCAAGCTCATCGGCAGGATCTGGACGCCGATCCGCCGACCACGTCTGGCGTGACACTCAGCCGGGCAGACCAGTTCATGCGCCGCGACCCTATGCCGCTGGTCGTGCTGCGCTGCAGTCCGGCGACGCCGCCTGATCGAGGCGGCAGATGCGAATGCTTCGTTTTGATCCAGAGCAAAGACGAGTCTCCGTTTCCGGGGCTCCCTTCGCACCGCGGCAACGGCGCTGCCGGCTTTTCGACGGGCCAACAGCCGCGCGAGGCGATCCAATCCCTGCTCTCCCCTCGGCAGCGGCCACGGTCTCATCGCACTCGTTCAGCATTCTGTTTTTTGGTCGAGGGCAACCAGATCGAGTGCGTGCCGTGCATACCGAAAGCATTGTCTCGACTGTTATTCCGCATCTCGTCGTCAAACACACCTCCGCCAAGACCCGCGTTGCGCAGGATCCGGCGGAAGCTCGAGCCGCGGAACTCGCCCGGCTCCTGATCGCGCCGAACCTCGCCGACGCGTTCGACCTGATCGACAAATCACTGGCGCGGGCGGCGTCGCCGACCGCGCTGTTCACCGGACTGTTCGAACCGACCGCCCGCAGTCTGGGCAATCTGTGGGCCGAGGACGCCTGCAGCGAATTCGAAGTCACGATCGGCCTCTGTCATCTGCAGACGGCGATGCGCCGGATCAGCTTCGATCTGTTGTCGGCGCCGCTGGCGCGGTCGCAGCCGCGCAGCGTGCTGCTGGTGTCGCAGCCAGGCGAGCCGCATTCGTTCTGCGCGGCACTCCACGCCGAGCTGCTGCGTCAGGCCGGCTGGAATACCGTCAGCGAATTCCCAGACACCGATCGCGCACTGTCGGAGCTGGTCGCCAACGGTTGGTTCGATGCAGTCAACATCTCGCTGTCGCCGGCGCTGCGACGCGAACACTGGCTGCCGCGAATGGCCGAGACCATCCGCAAGCTGCGCGCCGCGTCGCGCAACCCGGCGCTGGCGGTGGTCGCCAGCGGCCGCGTATTCGCCGAACGCAGCGATGCCGTCGCTCTCGTCGGGGCCGACGCCGCGACGATCTCTTCGGTGCAGATCGAGCGTTGCCTGATGCGCTCATTGCTCAATCGCACTGCGCGTCCGGCGGCGAACTTCGCCTGGATCTGATCTCCGCCGCACCTTTCCACATCTCACGGCCGCTTCGGATACCGAGGCGGCCGTTGCGTTGAGTCGCATCGCTGTGCGTGTTGGCCGGATTGCCAACTCGCCCGACTCGCGCCCCACCGCCATATTCCAATCGTGCGTCCGTGCTATCGGTGATGCCTTCAGAGGGGCTGGTCATGCAATCCGAAACAAAATCCTATCCGTTCGATCACCTGCCGATGATCGACTACGACGCCCACCCGGCCTATGGGCGCGTGATGTCGATGCCGATGCTCGGCGCACGGCTAAAGGCGATCACGATTTTCGGCTACGGATTCTGTCTCACCACCGCGCAGCGGATGATCGACGTCGAGCACCTGCCGCGTCCTGTCGACGCCGGTAACCGTTTCGTCACGACGCTGCGCAGCCTGCCGACCTATCTGCGCCTGATCATGCTGCAGCGGCTCGGCCGGTTCAGCGCCGGCTCGGCCTATGCGCCAAAGACCGAGCGCGGCACCGCGGTGTTCACGCCGCTCGCCCGCGACGGCTTCGCCGCCGTTCAGCTCGGCCCCGACAAGATCGTCGAACTGCGCAACCAGCTCGAAGCTGCATTCAAAACGCTGGAGCATCGCGTCGCGATTCCAGGCGATCCGGATTCCACCCGCGTGGTGATCGATCCGGCCGCCGCTCCCGACCTCTACAAATGGTTCAACCAGGTCGCCGCCGACGCCGGCCTCACCGAGGCGGCCAGCGGCTATCTGAAACGCCCCGTCGGCATCGGGCGGATCGCCGCTGACGTCAGTGAGGCGCCAAACGGCGCGTTGTCGAGCCCGTTCGCCGATGTCAGCGTCGATGCCTCTCCGTGCGACGGCTTCAAGGTCGACGACAGCTACAACGTGCTGAAGATGGTGGTGTATCTCGGCGAGACCGGCGCCGCGAACGGCCCGCTTACCTATGTGGCCGGCAGCAACCGCGCCGGCCGCCGGTTCTGGGACGCGATGATCCGCCGTGCCAATGATCTGTGCGGTCTGTCGTCGACACTGCCAGCGGCGCGCGAGACGTTCTACGCACTGCCAGCGGGCCTGCAGCGCAAGGCAACGTTCGGCGCCGATCTGGTTGCCGACAGCAACTTCACCACGGCAATCGCCGAGAACCAGGTTGTGGTGACGAGCAGCCAGGGCAATGCAGTGATCTACGATCCCGCCGGCATTCACCGCGACGGCGTGCCGAGCCAGGGGCGGCGCAGCGCCGTGATCGTCACCTTCACCGAGCTGCCGCGCTAAGGCGTCGGCAATCGCGGCGGGTGCCGATCAGCGCCCGCCGAAAGCTTTCAGCGCTGCCGCCAACTCAGGATGGCTGGCGGCGTGATCGGCCACCGGGATGCCCGCGGCAATCGCGTCCCAGGCCTGCCGGATCGAAGTCGCGCCCGCGGCCGGCCCCATCGGATGGCCGAACACGCCGCGGCCGGGCACGAAGCCGAAATCGGCGCTGCCGACCTTGCGATACACATTCTCCAGCGTCGCCGCGGAGTCGCTGCCGCCCGGCACCGGCAGACACGGCTTGATCGGCCCCATCGGCTCCAGGCAGGCGCGGATGCAGTCGAGCACCTCGTGTTCCGGCGTCATCATCCGCGGACCGAAGCCCGGCATGATCACGACGTCGAAGCCCGCCAATCGCTGCAGCCGCGTCATCACCCGCGAATGGATGCCGTAATTCGCCAGCCGGCTGAACGCGGCGATAAAGGGGAAGTGTGCGATCAGCGGCACGGTGGCGTGCTTGCGCAGCATCCGCACCGCGGACAGCCCAACCGGCATCGCATTGATCAGCAGCGCGCCGGCCCCATTGGCGACAGCGACGTCGTGCAGCTCGGTCAGCCGGTCGACCTCGTCGGTGATATTGGCAAGATAGATCTTCGGTACGCCAGTTTCCGCTGAGGCACGACGGCAGGCATCGCCGAGCAGCGCGGCGCGCTCGGCCAGCGGACACCAATCGACATCCGCCAGCATCTCGTCGTCCTTGGCGATGTCGAGGCCACCGGTCCAGCTCTGATAGCCGAGCTCGGCGAACGGCTGCGGCGGCAGGCCGATATTCGGCTTGATCACCCCGAAGAAGATCGGACGATCGAACGCCTGAAGCCGCTCGCGCACGCCTGCGATGCCAAAGCGCGGGCCATCGAACGCGGCGAGATACGACTCCGGAAACCGAATGTCCTGCAGCCGGATCAGCGGGATGCCGGGCGAGAAGAACACGCCCTCGCCGCAGACGGCCGACAGCAAGTTCGGAATCTTCGCGCCGAAATTGCCGTGCGGATGCGCGATGGTGACGCGGCAGGCATGCACCGGCCCGCGCGCCGCGCACTCGACCGGAACGCTGAAACCCAAGGGGCGTGGCTCCGCCGACAGCTCCAACACCTTGGCGGCGAAGCGCGGACGGAAATCTTCGTCGAAACCAACCCGGCGCCACTGCGCCGTCGACTGCTCGCTGCATAGATGCGCCGCCGCTTCGCGCGGATCGCCAGCGCATTCGAAATCGAAATCCAGCTCGATGTAATTGTCGAGGTCGAGATCCGCGCGCTTGGCGTAGAAGCCTGCGATGTCGTCCGGCGTCATGGCTGATGACCTGTTTGGTGATACCGCTGCGGTCTTACGCGGACGCAGCCCGCGTATCCATCCGTAGCACCCCGTTCTTTCGGTGGAGGAGCGGTCGCGCGGCGCGACTAGCCCTTACCCGATGATCTGCAGTTCGACGCCGCGGCGCTCGCGCGGACCGTCGAGCTCGATGAAGAACACCGACTGCCATTCGCCGAGCACCATGGTGCCTTTGGCGACCGGAATCGTCTCCGACGAATTCATGAACAGCCCGATCAGATGCGAGTGCGCGTTGTCGCGGCCATCGACTGGATCGAGATTGTGCAGATAGTCGCCGTCACGCGGCACGAAGCGCTTCAGAAACGTCAGCATGTCGCGCTCGAGCTTTTCCTCGCGCTCGTTGACGTTGATCCGCGCCGTGGTGTGCAGGCAGCTCACCGTAACCAGACCGTCCTTGATGCCACTCGAGGTGACGAAGCGGCGGACCTGGTCGGTGATGTCGATCAACTGGATCGGCGCGGTGGTGGCGAGTTCGATACGGTGACGTTGAATCTGCATGGCGACGTCCTGACTGGAACCGACCCGAGTGTTAGCCCGGTGCCCGCGCCCGAGCAACGCAAGCCGTCGCTGCCTGCGCGTCATGCGACCAGCTCGCAACCGGGCGCCACCGTAACTTGACAGTGCGGGAGGGCTTCGCGATGACGCGCAGCTTACATCCCTGCGAGTTGACGGAGCCCGCAGCGCCCAGTTCGACCTTCTTGCCTGCCAGGACCACGATTCCCGATGAGACCAGCCTATCGCAGCGATATCGATGGCCTGCGCGCGATCGCAGTGCTGCTGGTGGTTGGGTTCCACGCCTTTCCGGCGGAGGTCCGCGGCGGCTTTATCGGCGTCGACGTTTTCTTCGTGATCTCCGGTTTCCTGATCACGTCGATCATCTGCCAGGCGCTCGACCGCGGCGACTTCAGCTTCGCGACGTTCTACGCCCGCCGCATCAACCGCATCTTCCCGGCGCTGCTGCTGGTGCTGGCGGCCTGCGCGATCGGTGGCTGGTTCCTGCAGTTCCCGGTCGATTATCGCGACGCCGGCAAGGCGATCGGCTTCGGCGCCGCGTTCCTCGCCAACGTCGCGTTGCTGCACGATTCCGGTTACTTCGACACCTCCTCGGAGCTGAACCCACTGCTGCATCTGTGGTCGCTCGGAGTCGAGGAGCAGTTCTATCTGCTGTGGCCGCCGGTGATCATCCTGGCGTGGCGCTGGAAGAACGGCGCCGTGGCGGCGGCAGTAGCAATCCTGCTGGCATCATTCGTCACCAACCTGCTGCTGACACCGACACATCAATCCGCCGCGTTCTATCTGCCGGTGACGCGGTTCTGGGAACTGATGACCGGCTGTCTGCTGGCAATCGCCACGGCAACCCGCGCGGCGCCACTCGCGCAGCACGCCGCCCGCCTGCGCAATATCGGCGCGGTCGCCGGCCTCGCGCTGATCGCGACCGGCGCCACCCTGATCGACCGCAGCCGCGCCTTTCCGGGCTGGTGGGCGGTGCTGCCGGTGCTCGGCGCCGCACTGCTAATCGGCACCGGTCCCGGCACCTGGGTCGGTCGGCGGTTGCTCGGCAATCGCGCCATGGTCTATGTCGGGTTGATCAGCTACCCGCTTTATCTGTGGCACTGGCCTGTGCTCGCAGCGATCCGGATCGTGCGGCTCGGCGAGGAGCCGCCACCGCTGATGAAGCTGATCGCAGTTCTGGTGGCATTCGGGCTCGCCGACTTCACCTACCGGTTCGTCGAGCCGAAGATCCGCTATCGGCCGACCCGCGCCAAGACTGCCGCAGCCTTCGCCGGCGTCGCGCTAGTCGGACTTCTCGGCGCCGGCATTTACGTCGCGGGTGGTGTGCCATCGCGGTTCAGCGCCGGCGTGCAGATCGTCGCCCGCGATCATCAGGCCGAGGCGATGCCGGCGTATCGGCTGAAGAGCTGCTTCCTCAGTTCAGGCTCGACGTTCGCGCGCGAATGCGACGACGCGGCCTTGCCGGGCGTGCCGCGGATCGCGCTGTGGGGCGATTCGCACGCCGCGCATCTCTATCCTGGGCTGCGCGCCGTGCAGAAGAGCGAGGGCGGCTTTGTGCTGTCGCAGTACACGACCGCCGGCTGCCCGCCGATCTTCGGTTACGTCAGCGTCCAGACGCCGGGATGCACCGCCGCCAACGCCAATGCACGGGAGCGGCTGAAAGCGATCAAGCCGGACACCGTGATCCTGGTCGCCCGGCAGTGGCACGACTATGACGGCGCCGATCGCGATCCGGCGGCGATCGACGCGATGATCAAGGCAACGCTCGCCGAACTGCACAGCATCGGCATCGAGCGGATCGTCGTGGTCGGGAAATTTCCGAGCTGGCGAACCCCGCCAAAGCGCATTCTGGCGCAGGCCTACCGGTCCGAAGCCGCCGGCCTCACCACCGCATCCGACATACCCACGCGCGACGGACCACCGCGGCTGGATCGCTCGGAAGCCGAGGCCAACGAGCGGCTGCGCGCGTTCTTCACGGCGCAAGGCATCGAGTTCATTTCGCCGACGCCGGTGTATTGCAATGATCAGGGCTGCCTGCTTGCGGTGCCAGGCAGCGGCACCCCGGTGACATTCGACGGCAGCCACCTCACGATTGCATCGTCGCAGTTCTTCGTCAGGCAGATCATGAAGGAACTGCTCGGCCGATAGTTATCAAGCGGGCAGAACTGCCGCGCAGGCGCGGCCTCGACCTGTGCAGGCTTCAGGGCGTCCTGACGATCTGGTGAAGCAGCGAGAGGTACTGTTGTCGTCCGATCAGGCTTTCGTTCTCTTCGAGCAGCATCACGTCGACGTCTCGAACTTCGCGCAGCTCAGCCTCGGACAGATGGTCCTGTCGCACCCCACCGCGGGAGCGGCCGAGCTTGAGATAGAAGTATTGACCGAGTCGAGTCAGACACGCCTGCTCGGTCAGGACTTCGCTGACCGGGTCGATGAAGCTGGTGCCGACCAGCGCCGCATCGATCCGCGTCGCCTCGCGGCCGTCGCAGCTTGGATGACTGTAGGTCAGTTTCGGCGTCGGATAGTCGATCGGCGCCACCAGAAGATTGGCAAGCTCGGCGAGATCGCGGTCGCGCCCCTCGGCCGGCGAGCTCACCGTCACAGTAAAGCTAAACGGCGTGAGCAACTCGTGTCCCGCCCGGGTGTTGATCGCATTTACGATCTGCTGGCTGCCGCGCGCCATCACCAACTCGTTCCAGTGAATGCCACCGCGCGGGAACGGTGGCGTGTCGTCGCTCCGCATCGCATGGGTCGAGGTCGCCAGATCGAGCACATCGATGCCTGCGGCCCGTAGCCGCGCAACGTAGGCTGGGACGAGTTCCGCTCGCGCCTGCGGACTGCTCGGACAGACGATCAGATGCGTGAACTTGTCCGGCATATCGGCAACTTTGGACGGCGTCACGATGTAGAGAAACAGTTTGCCGCGATCGCGATAGTAGGCCTGAATGTCGCGCAGCAGCGGAATCGCGGCATCCGCCATGGTGTCGGCCTGACCGATCGTGCGCGAGCAATATTCCTCGAGATAGCCGCGCTGCACGAGTTCACCGTCGCGCCCGATCAGGATGCCGGGGGCGGTGATCTCGCCGAACAACGAATACGCGATCTGATTGTTGAGCCGAATTAACGTTCGCCGCAGCGGCATTGCGTCCGCAATTCGCAGCACGGCCGCTTTCTGCAGTGCGCCGTCGATGAAGCCGTGCAGCGAAAGATCGAACGGCACCTGCTGGGTGACGCCGACAAGTGCCGGCCCGATCCGAACGGCGTGCGACGGCACCGCGAGATTCCAAAGCGTCCACGCCGGCATCGCCACAAAGGCAGCGGCCGCCAGCCGGCGGAGCCATCGTCGCGGTGATGTGGTAATCGCCGCCATCCTCAAAACCGGAAATAGATGAAGGGCTGAAACGGGATCGCCACCGCGCGCGCGATCGCGATCGTACCCAGCGCGCCGAGGCCGACATAGCCGGCGAGCCGAAGCACACCACTGCTGCGCCAGGCTGCGCCCAGCGAGCCAAAGGCCGGCAGGCCCGGGATCAGGCTCAGCGCTGCGCCGAGCGCAGCCGTCCAGAGCACTGAAACCGGTGGCGGCAGCCACGCGGTTGCATGACCGAAGCCGGCGAGCGCACCGAAGAAACCACCGAGGTGCGCCGTATCCGGCGAGCGGAAGATCACCCAGCCAAGCATCACGATCAGCAGGGTCGCCATGGTGGCGATCACGGCGCCGCCACGTTGCAGCCAACGCTCCAAGAACACCCGGTCGAGCGTGAGGAACAGACCGTTATAGGCGCCCCACAGCACGAAATTCCAACTCGCGCCGTGCCACAGGCCGGACAGCAAGAAACAGATCCAGAGATTGCGATAGGTGACGAGCGCGCTGCCGCGGTTGCCGCCGAGCGGGATGTACAGATAGTCGCGAATCCAGGTGGTGAGCGAAATGTGCCAGCGTCGCCAGAACTCGGTGATCGAGCGGGAGATGTACGGCATGTTGAAGTTCTCGCGCAGCGAGAAGCCGAGCATTCGGGCGATCCCGATCGCCATGTCGGAATAGCCGGAGAAGTCGAAATAGATCTGCAGCGTGAAGCAGACCGTACCTAACCATGCGGCCCCCATCGACAGCGTCGCCGGATCGGCGCCGAACACCTGGTCGGCGTAGTGACCGAGCGGATCGGCGATCAGCAGCTTCTTGAACGCGCCTTGGGCGAACCGCGCCAAACCTGCGCCGCAATCGCTCCATTCAAAGCCCCGTGGCACAGCGATCTGGCGATCGATCTCATGATACTTGAGGATCGGGCCAGCCAGCAGCTTCGGAAAGAAGAACACGAAAAGGCAGTAGTCGGAGAACCGCCGGGCGGGCTGCGACACACCGCGATAGCTGTCGACCAGGTAAGTGATCTTCTCGAAGGTGACGAACGAGACGCCGATCGGCAACGCGATGTGCCAGACCGGCAGCGCACTGAACTTGCCGGCGGCGAGCAGCACGTTCAGGCTCTCGAGCGCAAAACTGGTGTATTTATAGATGATCAGGATTGCGAGGTTCTGCACCACCCCGAGCGCCAGCAGCGCGCGCTTGGTCGGGACGATCGAGCTGCCTGTGATTCGCCGCGCCAGCAGATGATCGATCAGCGCCGAGGCCACCACCACAGGCACGAACAGCGGCTCGCCCCAGAGGTAGAACAGCCCGCTGCCGATCAGCAGGATCCAGCGCTTGGTCCGCGCCTCACGGGCCGCGAAATACAGCACATAGAGGAACGGAAAGCAGGTCAGGAACAGGGGATCGTAGAAGAGCATGGCGGACGGGTGGTTCCTGGTGCCTGCAGGCGATCGACGGGCCACCTATTCCAGATTCCGCTGGCTACGCCCAGCCGAAGCGACGCACGAGGCCCCGGCTCTAGAGACCTGCGAAAAAAGATAATCGACGACCGAGGCGAGCGCCGGCGTCTCAATCGATGACTTTAGCTGGTTTGGAAAGCCGGCGCCTGAACAGGCGGATCTCTGGAGCGGGCGAAGGGATTCGAACCCTCGACCCCAACCTTGGCAAGGTTGTGCTCTACCCCTGAGCTACACCCGCATCCGAGAAACGGCGCGCCGTCGGCACGACCGTGGGCAGTCGTATGCCAAATGCCGCGGGCGATTGCAACAGCCGTTCGACATTTCATGTGCCGGCTTTTTTTGCGGGCGGATGACCGCGTGGGGGATTTTGACTCAAATGCGACCGAGGGCGGCCGGCGGGCCGCCTGCGGCGGCGGCGAAATTAGGGTCAAGAGGGGTCTGGGCGACCACAATCCAGCGCGGGGCCGGTTCCCGTTGCAAATCGAACTTCCCGCGCCATCTAGAGCGAGGGCCGTGTTAAAACGGCGGACCGACCGACAACAGCGAGGACGACGTGACGATTTTGGAGCAGGGCAGCGGTGCGGCGCCTCAGGCAGCCGCCGATCTGATCAAGGACACCACGACCCAAAGCTTCGTCCGCGATGTGATCGAAGAATCCAAGCGCCAGCCGGTTCTGATCGACTTCTGGGCGCAGTGGTGCGGTCCGTGCAAGCAGCTCACCCCGATCCTGGAAAAGGCGGTTCGGGCCGCGAACGGCAAGGTCAAGCTGGTCAAGATGAACATCGACGAGCATCCGTCGATTCCCGGCCAGATGGGCATCCAGTCGATCCCGGCCGTGATCGCCTTCGTCGATGGCCGCCCGGCCGACGGCTTCATGGGCGCGGTGCCGGAGAGCCAGGTCAACGCCTTCATTGAAAAGCTGACCGCCGGCATGCCGGGCGGTGCGCCGACCGCCGCCGAGCTGCTCCAGGAAGCCGAAGCAGTGCTGGCGGAGGGCGATGTCCAGACTGCGACTTCGATCTATGCCGAGGTGCTGCGCGCCGACGGCACCAATGTCGCCGCGATCGCCGGGCTGGCCCGCTGCTATATGCA from the Rhodopseudomonas palustris genome contains:
- a CDS encoding MBOAT family O-acyltransferase, producing the protein MLFYDPLFLTCFPFLYVLYFAAREARTKRWILLIGSGLFYLWGEPLFVPVVVASALIDHLLARRITGSSIVPTKRALLALGVVQNLAILIIYKYTSFALESLNVLLAAGKFSALPVWHIALPIGVSFVTFEKITYLVDSYRGVSQPARRFSDYCLFVFFFPKLLAGPILKYHEIDRQIAVPRGFEWSDCGAGLARFAQGAFKKLLIADPLGHYADQVFGADPATLSMGAAWLGTVCFTLQIYFDFSGYSDMAIGIARMLGFSLRENFNMPYISRSITEFWRRWHISLTTWIRDYLYIPLGGNRGSALVTYRNLWICFLLSGLWHGASWNFVLWGAYNGLFLTLDRVFLERWLQRGGAVIATMATLLIVMLGWVIFRSPDTAHLGGFFGALAGFGHATAWLPPPVSVLWTAALGAALSLIPGLPAFGSLGAAWRSSGVLRLAGYVGLGALGTIAIARAVAIPFQPFIYFRF
- a CDS encoding secondary thiamine-phosphate synthase enzyme YjbQ; translated protein: MQIQRHRIELATTAPIQLIDITDQVRRFVTSSGIKDGLVTVSCLHTTARINVNEREEKLERDMLTFLKRFVPRDGDYLHNLDPVDGRDNAHSHLIGLFMNSSETIPVAKGTMVLGEWQSVFFIELDGPRERRGVELQIIG
- a CDS encoding RuBisCO large subunit C-terminal-like domain-containing protein, whose product is MTPDDIAGFYAKRADLDLDNYIELDFDFECAGDPREAAAHLCSEQSTAQWRRVGFDEDFRPRFAAKVLELSAEPRPLGFSVPVECAARGPVHACRVTIAHPHGNFGAKIPNLLSAVCGEGVFFSPGIPLIRLQDIRFPESYLAAFDGPRFGIAGVRERLQAFDRPIFFGVIKPNIGLPPQPFAELGYQSWTGGLDIAKDDEMLADVDWCPLAERAALLGDACRRASAETGVPKIYLANITDEVDRLTELHDVAVANGAGALLINAMPVGLSAVRMLRKHATVPLIAHFPFIAAFSRLANYGIHSRVMTRLQRLAGFDVVIMPGFGPRMMTPEHEVLDCIRACLEPMGPIKPCLPVPGGSDSAATLENVYRKVGSADFGFVPGRGVFGHPMGPAAGATSIRQAWDAIAAGIPVADHAASHPELAAALKAFGGR
- a CDS encoding alginate O-acetyltransferase AlgX-related protein, translating into MAAITTSPRRWLRRLAAAAFVAMPAWTLWNLAVPSHAVRIGPALVGVTQQVPFDLSLHGFIDGALQKAAVLRIADAMPLRRTLIRLNNQIAYSLFGEITAPGILIGRDGELVQRGYLEEYCSRTIGQADTMADAAIPLLRDIQAYYRDRGKLFLYIVTPSKVADMPDKFTHLIVCPSSPQARAELVPAYVARLRAAGIDVLDLATSTHAMRSDDTPPFPRGGIHWNELVMARGSQQIVNAINTRAGHELLTPFSFTVTVSSPAEGRDRDLAELANLLVAPIDYPTPKLTYSHPSCDGREATRIDAALVGTSFIDPVSEVLTEQACLTRLGQYFYLKLGRSRGGVRQDHLSEAELREVRDVDVMLLEENESLIGRQQYLSLLHQIVRTP
- a CDS encoding acyltransferase family protein gives rise to the protein MRPAYRSDIDGLRAIAVLLVVGFHAFPAEVRGGFIGVDVFFVISGFLITSIICQALDRGDFSFATFYARRINRIFPALLLVLAACAIGGWFLQFPVDYRDAGKAIGFGAAFLANVALLHDSGYFDTSSELNPLLHLWSLGVEEQFYLLWPPVIILAWRWKNGAVAAAVAILLASFVTNLLLTPTHQSAAFYLPVTRFWELMTGCLLAIATATRAAPLAQHAARLRNIGAVAGLALIATGATLIDRSRAFPGWWAVLPVLGAALLIGTGPGTWVGRRLLGNRAMVYVGLISYPLYLWHWPVLAAIRIVRLGEEPPPLMKLIAVLVAFGLADFTYRFVEPKIRYRPTRAKTAAAFAGVALVGLLGAGIYVAGGVPSRFSAGVQIVARDHQAEAMPAYRLKSCFLSSGSTFARECDDAALPGVPRIALWGDSHAAHLYPGLRAVQKSEGGFVLSQYTTAGCPPIFGYVSVQTPGCTAANANARERLKAIKPDTVILVARQWHDYDGADRDPAAIDAMIKATLAELHSIGIERIVVVGKFPSWRTPPKRILAQAYRSEAAGLTTASDIPTRDGPPRLDRSEAEANERLRAFFTAQGIEFISPTPVYCNDQGCLLAVPGSGTPVTFDGSHLTIASSQFFVRQIMKELLGR
- the trxA gene encoding thioredoxin gives rise to the protein MTILEQGSGAAPQAAADLIKDTTTQSFVRDVIEESKRQPVLIDFWAQWCGPCKQLTPILEKAVRAANGKVKLVKMNIDEHPSIPGQMGIQSIPAVIAFVDGRPADGFMGAVPESQVNAFIEKLTAGMPGGAPTAAELLQEAEAVLAEGDVQTATSIYAEVLRADGTNVAAIAGLARCYMQTGATEQAKKTLGLVPEAKREDAAVKAVQAMIDLAEQAQSLGPIAELEQKVAADPLDHQARFDLAIALNAADRREDATTHLLDIVKRDRKWNDDGARKQLVQFFEAWGPTDDATVEGRKRLSTILFS
- a CDS encoding cobalamin B12-binding domain-containing protein; translated protein: MHTESIVSTVIPHLVVKHTSAKTRVAQDPAEARAAELARLLIAPNLADAFDLIDKSLARAASPTALFTGLFEPTARSLGNLWAEDACSEFEVTIGLCHLQTAMRRISFDLLSAPLARSQPRSVLLVSQPGEPHSFCAALHAELLRQAGWNTVSEFPDTDRALSELVANGWFDAVNISLSPALRREHWLPRMAETIRKLRAASRNPALAVVASGRVFAERSDAVALVGADAATISSVQIERCLMRSLLNRTARPAANFAWI